In a genomic window of Caloenas nicobarica isolate bCalNic1 chromosome 1, bCalNic1.hap1, whole genome shotgun sequence:
- the C3AR1 gene encoding C3a anaphylatoxin chemotactic receptor, producing MPQLLGNSSSHEQAAVYYASESIVSIAVFTIVFIIGIPGNGLVIWVAGLKMKRSVNIVWFLNLAVADFMCCLSLPFSIAHLALYEHYPYGWFLCKVIPSVIIFTMFASVFLLVAISIDRCLLVMKPVWCQNHRTVKCTSLICSGIWILALIFCCPVFHYRETSTHDGKTECGYNFGDNEVLDYMDDAVNELLEKYSLLTYNGNDSWGNFYESDYSVSSALVAINTSRAVFGFVLPFGIMAVCYALIAFRMRASQFHKPRNRMLRTIVFVVTAFFICWAPYHVVGILSLVPTLGTGLRENLTLWDHLSTALAYANSCINPLLYVFVGQDFRAKARQTVKGILEGAFTEEPTRSIPYSLDRSKTSTEKDGSSTV from the coding sequence ATGCCTCAACTCCTGGGTAACAGCAGTTCACATGAACAGGCTGCTGTATATTATGCATCAGAATCAATTGTCTCCATTGCTGTCTTCACCATCGTTTTCATCATAGGTATCCCAGGCAATGGATTGGTGATCTGGGTAGCTggtctgaaaatgaaaaggtcTGTGAACATTGTCTGGTTCCTAAACCTTGCTGTGGCTGACTTCATGTGCTGCTTGTCCTTACCATTTTCCATAGCTCACCTGGCCCTCTACGAACACTATCCGTATGGTTGGTTCCTCTGCAAAGTCATTCCATCAGTCATAATCTTCACTATGTTTGCTAGTGTCTTTCTACTTGTGGCCATCAGCATTGACCGGTGCCTCCTTGTGATGAAACCTGTCTGGTGTCAAAATCACCGAACAGTGAAATGTACATCATTAATATGCAGTGGCATTTGGATCCTGgctttaattttctgctgtCCTGTATTTCACTACCGTGAGACTAGCACTCATGATGGCAAAACTGAGTGTGGGTACAATTTTGGAGACAACGAAGTGCTGGATTACATGGATGATGCTGTAAATGAGCTATTGGAAAAATACTCACTTTTAACATACAACGGTAATGACTCATGGGGAAATTTCTATGAAAGTGATTATTCTGTATCCTCTGCCTTAGTGGCAATAAACACCAGTAGGGCTGTCTTTGGCTTTGTACTCCCCTTTGGCATCATGGCAGTTTGCTATGCCCTTATTGCTTTCCGAATGCGTGCAAGTCAGTTTCACAAGCCACGCAACAGAATGCTGAGAACAATTGTGTTTGTAGTAACGGCATTCTTCATCTGCTGGGCTCCATACCATGTAGTAGGGATTCTGTCCCTTGTACCTACGCTTGGAACAGGACTGCGGGAAAATTTGACCCTCTGGGATCACCTCTCTACAGCACTTGCATATGCCAACAGCTGCATCAACCCCTTGCTCTATGTTTTTGTTGGACAAGACTTCAGGGCAAAGGCACGGCAAACAGTGAAAGGAATCTTGGAAGGTGCGTTTACTGAGGAACCAACACGTTCAATCCCATACTCCCTTGACAGAAGCAAGACATCAACAGAGAAGGATGGTAGCAGCACAGTGTAA